In Carya illinoinensis cultivar Pawnee chromosome 16, C.illinoinensisPawnee_v1, whole genome shotgun sequence, a single window of DNA contains:
- the LOC122298940 gene encoding uncharacterized protein LOC122298940 produces the protein MKILSWNCRGLGNPRTVHSLCFQTKEKDPDLVFLMETKLSQARATKVARKARFERCVAVDAVGRSGGLMLMWKQDVQLELINYSQRHINVLMKNDESNVNWVLTCFYGHPKTNKRREAWQLLQSFNPSDMGWGIIGDFNEILSHDEKVGGRVRSENQMGLFREVVENCKLFDLGWEGNKYTWCNRHENETFTKERLDRGLANRRWLEAFPDAKVSTMMALCSDQRPILLEWSRGRGERTPFYHHFKYEMNWNKEEG, from the coding sequence ATGAAAATCCTCAGTTGGAACtgccgggggcttgggaacccccgaacAGTTCATAGcctttgtttccaaacaaaggagaaagatcCTGACTtggttttcttgatggaaaccaaGTTGTCCCAAGCAAGAGCTACCAAGGTAGCAAGGAAGGCCAGGTTTGAGCGTTGCGTGGCAGTAGATGCAGTAGGAAGGAGTGGTGGGTTGATGCTCATGTGGAAGCAAGATGTTCAGCTAGAATTGATTAACTATTCTCAACGACATATTAATGTGTTAATGAAGAATGATGAAAGCAATGTAAACTGGGTTCTTACCTGTTTTTATGGTCAtcctaaaacaaacaaaaggagGGAAGCATGGCAGCTGTTACAGTCATTTAATCCTAGTGATATGGGGTGGGGGATaataggtgatttcaatgagattctATCACATGATGAGAAGGTGGGAGGAAGGGTCAGATCAGAGAATCAGATGGGGTTATTTAGAGAGGTGGTTGAAAATTGCAAACTGTTTGATCTAGGATGGGAGGGGAACAAATACACGTGGTGTAACAGACACGAGAATGAAACCTTCACCAAAGAGAGATTAGATAGGGGATTGGCCAATAGAAGATGGTTGGAGGCTTTTCCAGATGCTAAAGTCAGCACCATGATGGCTTTATGCTCAGATCAGAGGCCTATCCTGCTGGAATGGTCAAGAGGAAGGGGGGAGAGGACACCCTTTTATCATCATTTCAAGTATGAGATGAACTGGAATAAGGAGGAAGGATGA